In Streptomyces sp. NBC_00414, a single window of DNA contains:
- a CDS encoding response regulator transcription factor, producing MSEEGDVRVVVADDQALLRGSFRVLVDSEPGLRVVGEAGTGTEAVEVARRERPDVLLMDVRMPRMDGIEATRLIRESPECADTRILILTMFDLDEYVYTALRAGASGFLLKDTQPDDLLRAVRVVADGEALLAPSVTRRLIAEFAARPEPPRMHTPDLVAATEREREVLLLIARGLSNTEIAGRMCVTLATVKSHVGRLLAKLDARDRAQLVIAAYESGLVTAEGPALTPDRRPAPGRLPPHGR from the coding sequence GTGAGCGAAGAAGGCGATGTCCGCGTCGTGGTGGCGGACGACCAAGCGCTGCTGCGCGGCAGTTTCCGGGTCCTGGTGGACAGCGAGCCCGGACTCCGGGTGGTCGGTGAGGCGGGGACCGGGACGGAGGCGGTGGAGGTCGCCCGGCGCGAACGCCCCGACGTCCTGCTCATGGATGTGCGTATGCCGCGGATGGACGGCATCGAGGCGACCCGCCTCATCCGGGAATCCCCCGAGTGCGCCGATACCCGGATCCTCATCCTGACCATGTTCGACCTCGACGAGTACGTGTACACGGCACTGCGGGCCGGGGCCAGCGGGTTCCTGCTGAAGGACACCCAGCCGGACGACCTGCTGCGGGCCGTCCGCGTGGTGGCGGACGGCGAGGCGCTGCTGGCGCCCTCGGTGACGCGCCGTCTGATCGCGGAGTTCGCCGCCCGCCCCGAACCGCCGAGGATGCACACACCCGATCTGGTGGCCGCGACCGAACGCGAGCGGGAGGTGCTCCTGCTGATCGCCCGCGGTCTGTCCAACACCGAGATCGCCGGTCGGATGTGCGTGACCCTGGCCACCGTGAAGTCCCATGTGGGCCGGCTCCTCGCCAAGCTGGACGCGCGCGACCGGGCCCAACTCGTCATCGCCGCCTACGAGTCGGGGCTGGTCACCGCGGAAGGCCCGGCCCTCACCCCAGACCGGCGTCCCGCGCCCGGACGGCTGCCGCCACACGGTCGGTGA
- a CDS encoding sensor histidine kinase, whose translation MPSRSPLPLFTRSLGRGSLVALDCVAAGTYTALLVGTTVVGNRSAASGAVLSAGAECVLIAATALPVAVRRLWPVPVLGVVLVMTTASILLDAVRDPFVASACALYTVALASRGGLRTFTASVGLLGLAGVFARPLTTAPYWWMNGPGLVLFGWATMGAAWVVGRAVAERRAYAAVLAEQSAQRAVAEERLHIAREVHDIVSHSMGLIAVKASIANHVAPSRPQEAQDALRVIESISRGALDDVRALLGVLRSGTSGGAPVVAETAPAPGVEALPELAERARTAGVEVELRVIHADRVPEGVGLSVFRIVQEALTNVVKHAGSARCRVTVEAVEDAVSVEVTDDGGPGAAVRTRPGGQGLVGMRERVEVYGGRFFSGPMPEGGFRVAARIPFERVHGVAGGVL comes from the coding sequence GTGCCATCGCGCTCCCCACTCCCCCTGTTCACCCGAAGCCTCGGCCGCGGCTCGCTGGTGGCTCTCGACTGCGTGGCGGCGGGGACGTACACCGCGCTCCTGGTGGGGACGACGGTAGTCGGGAACCGGTCCGCGGCGTCGGGTGCCGTGCTGTCGGCAGGCGCGGAGTGCGTGCTCATCGCCGCGACCGCACTGCCCGTCGCGGTCCGGCGGCTGTGGCCGGTCCCCGTCCTGGGCGTGGTGCTCGTGATGACCACGGCGTCGATCCTCCTCGACGCCGTACGGGACCCGTTCGTCGCGAGTGCCTGCGCCCTGTACACGGTCGCGCTCGCGAGCCGTGGTGGGTTGCGTACCTTCACCGCGTCGGTGGGGCTGCTGGGCCTCGCCGGTGTCTTCGCCCGGCCCCTGACCACCGCCCCCTACTGGTGGATGAACGGGCCGGGCCTCGTCCTGTTCGGCTGGGCGACGATGGGCGCCGCGTGGGTGGTCGGCCGGGCGGTCGCCGAGCGGCGGGCGTACGCGGCCGTGCTCGCCGAGCAGTCGGCGCAGCGGGCGGTGGCCGAGGAACGGCTGCACATCGCGCGGGAGGTGCACGACATCGTGTCGCACAGCATGGGCCTGATCGCGGTCAAGGCGTCGATCGCCAACCATGTGGCGCCGTCCAGGCCGCAGGAGGCGCAGGACGCGCTGCGGGTCATCGAGTCGATCAGCCGTGGCGCGCTGGACGATGTGCGGGCCCTGCTCGGCGTGCTGCGGTCGGGGACGTCCGGCGGTGCCCCGGTGGTCGCCGAGACCGCCCCGGCGCCGGGGGTGGAGGCCCTGCCGGAACTGGCCGAGCGGGCGCGTACCGCGGGTGTGGAGGTGGAGTTGCGCGTCATCCACGCGGACCGGGTGCCGGAGGGGGTGGGGCTCTCGGTCTTCCGGATCGTGCAGGAGGCGCTGACCAACGTCGTCAAGCACGCGGGGTCCGCCCGGTGCAGGGTCACGGTCGAGGCGGTCGAGGACGCGGTGAGCGTCGAGGTGACCGACGACGGGGGGCCGGGCGCCGCCGTACGGACCCGTCCGGGCGGACAGGGCCTGGTGGGGATGCGGGAGCGCGTGGAGGTGTACGGCGGCAGGTTCTTCTCCGGCCCGATGCCGGAGGGAGGGTTCAGGGTGGCGGCCCGTATCCCCTTCGAGCGTGTCCATGGCGTTGCCGGAGGAGTGCTGTGA
- a CDS encoding ABC transporter ATP-binding protein, which yields MIHAREVTKRFGRATVVDGLSFEVRPGQVTGFLGPNGAGKSTTMRMALGLDRPTTGEILVDGRPCRRLKEPLRTIGALLDAKAFHGGRTARGHLRYLAQSNRIPESRVSEVLRLTGLEGVADQRAGTFSLGMGQRLGIAAALLGDPAIVLLDEPVNGLDPEGVRWIRDLMKKLAAEGRTVFVSSHLMSEMALTAEHLIVIGRGRLLADTSVTRFIEANSRSFVRIRTPEPERMRETLSRAGIPVLTGPDGALEAVGAQAAVIGELISAHRLTVHEVSTQSASLEDAFMEFTAGAVEYRASDQVPVRRQGTEGGA from the coding sequence GTGATCCACGCGAGAGAAGTGACAAAGCGCTTCGGACGGGCCACGGTCGTCGACGGTCTCTCCTTCGAGGTGCGCCCCGGCCAGGTGACGGGCTTCCTGGGCCCCAACGGGGCGGGCAAGTCCACCACCATGCGGATGGCGCTGGGCCTTGACCGGCCCACCACCGGTGAGATCCTCGTCGACGGCCGACCCTGCCGTCGGCTGAAGGAGCCGCTCCGGACGATCGGCGCACTGCTGGATGCCAAAGCCTTCCACGGCGGACGCACCGCCCGCGGCCACCTGAGGTACCTGGCCCAGAGCAATCGCATCCCCGAGTCACGGGTGAGCGAAGTGCTGCGGCTCACCGGCCTCGAAGGGGTGGCCGACCAACGCGCCGGCACCTTCTCCCTGGGGATGGGACAACGGCTCGGCATCGCCGCCGCACTGCTGGGAGACCCCGCGATCGTGCTGCTCGACGAACCGGTCAACGGCCTGGACCCGGAGGGTGTCCGGTGGATCCGCGACCTGATGAAGAAACTGGCGGCCGAAGGACGCACCGTGTTCGTCTCCAGCCATCTCATGAGCGAGATGGCCCTCACGGCCGAACACCTGATCGTCATCGGCCGCGGGCGGCTGCTCGCGGACACGTCGGTGACCCGGTTCATCGAGGCCAACTCACGCAGTTTCGTACGGATCAGGACACCCGAGCCCGAACGGATGCGGGAGACCCTGTCGCGTGCGGGCATCCCGGTACTGACCGGCCCGGACGGAGCGCTGGAAGCGGTCGGGGCGCAGGCCGCGGTCATCGGTGAACTGATCTCGGCCCACAGGCTCACCGTGCACGAGGTCAGCACCCAGTCGGCCTCGCTGGAGGACGCGTTCATGGAATTCACCGCCGGCGCCGTCGAATACCGCGCCTCCGACCAGGTCCCGGTCCGGCGACAGGGAACGGAGGGCGGCGCATGA
- a CDS encoding tryptophan dimethylallyltransferase family protein, whose product MTTLRFRPWPLAADRTPTSYGDLINIYFEGACRHLGLSTADMVPQVRALTSVLGDWAAAPLSHFENYTSWVANNGAPLEFSFAHSASGVAGVRVLLEALREPVTPRSRQREGHAFTLRLAEEFGVHLGRYREIEDLFRCEDEPRGPFSSMHAAELSPKGEPPLFKLYLNPGVTGASPAAVTAEVLRRLGLAEQWEAVVNHFRGGDLDAPEHEVALVGLDLSESPDARVKVYLRHTGVDAEGVDRAGAVAADHREGVFTEVIGAIAGDVSVQRWKKAPMTCLAFQPGRSVPASVTLYCPLEPNIVNDEVSAERVSLIMDMAGADPALYRATVAAICGPEPRGLRRLSWVAYKNPAAPVCTVYAGLDSPGREA is encoded by the coding sequence ATGACAACCCTGCGATTCCGCCCCTGGCCCCTCGCGGCCGACCGCACGCCCACCTCCTACGGCGACCTGATCAACATCTACTTCGAGGGTGCCTGCCGGCATCTCGGCCTCTCCACCGCGGACATGGTGCCGCAGGTGAGAGCCCTGACCTCGGTGCTCGGCGACTGGGCGGCCGCGCCCCTGTCGCACTTCGAGAACTACACCTCGTGGGTGGCGAACAACGGTGCGCCGCTGGAGTTCTCCTTCGCCCACTCGGCATCGGGGGTCGCCGGGGTCCGGGTGCTGCTGGAGGCACTGCGGGAACCGGTGACACCGCGGTCGCGGCAGCGGGAGGGGCACGCGTTCACGCTGCGGCTGGCCGAGGAGTTCGGCGTACACCTGGGCCGCTACCGGGAGATCGAGGACCTCTTCCGGTGCGAGGACGAACCCCGCGGCCCGTTCTCCTCGATGCATGCCGCGGAACTCTCGCCCAAGGGGGAGCCACCGCTGTTCAAGTTATATCTGAATCCCGGCGTCACAGGTGCCTCGCCGGCGGCCGTGACCGCCGAGGTGCTGCGCCGTCTGGGCCTGGCGGAGCAGTGGGAGGCGGTCGTCAACCACTTCAGGGGCGGTGACCTCGACGCTCCCGAGCACGAGGTCGCCCTCGTCGGGCTGGACCTGTCCGAGTCCCCGGACGCGCGGGTCAAGGTCTACCTGCGGCACACGGGCGTCGACGCCGAGGGCGTCGACCGGGCCGGCGCCGTCGCGGCGGACCACCGGGAAGGAGTGTTCACCGAGGTGATCGGCGCGATCGCCGGCGATGTCTCGGTGCAGCGCTGGAAGAAGGCGCCCATGACCTGCCTGGCCTTCCAGCCGGGGCGCTCCGTACCGGCGTCGGTGACTCTGTACTGTCCGCTGGAACCGAACATCGTCAACGACGAGGTCTCCGCGGAACGCGTCTCCCTGATCATGGACATGGCCGGTGCGGATCCCGCGCTGTACCGGGCCACCGTAGCCGCGATCTGCGGCCCGGAGCCGCGCGGTCTGCGCAGGCTGAGCTGGGTCGCCTACAAGAACCCCGCCGCCCCCGTGTGCACCGTGTACGCCGGCCTCGACAGTCCGGGCCGCGAGGCGTGA
- a CDS encoding response regulator: MSREPEGGATTRILLVGDQPLFRDGVRLALQGADGLSVVAEASSGAEVLDLLFRRSVKPDVVLVDLQMADRAGVDITRTILERSAGGPSPEPPHVVAISASPDDDLVVAVLRAGARGYLLKGVDAQELVRAIRIAADGGAVFSPPVAERLGAFFSAVHGIPAQAAFPELTNREREILALIARGMDNRLIASTLVLSHKTVRNHITSLFAKLRVTDRVAAAVRARDAGLG; encoded by the coding sequence ATGTCGCGCGAACCCGAGGGCGGGGCGACGACGCGCATTCTGCTCGTCGGTGACCAACCGCTCTTCCGGGACGGGGTGCGCCTCGCGTTACAGGGCGCCGACGGCCTCAGCGTGGTCGCCGAGGCGTCCAGCGGGGCCGAGGTCCTCGACCTGTTGTTCCGGCGGAGCGTCAAGCCCGACGTCGTCCTCGTCGACCTTCAGATGGCCGACCGCGCGGGAGTCGACATCACGCGAACGATCCTCGAACGCTCCGCAGGCGGCCCGTCCCCCGAACCGCCCCACGTCGTCGCGATCAGCGCCTCGCCGGACGACGACCTGGTCGTGGCGGTACTGCGGGCCGGAGCGCGCGGCTATCTGCTCAAGGGCGTGGACGCGCAGGAACTGGTTCGCGCGATCCGCATCGCCGCGGACGGCGGCGCGGTCTTCAGCCCGCCGGTGGCCGAGCGCCTGGGTGCGTTCTTCTCCGCCGTACACGGAATCCCCGCCCAGGCCGCCTTCCCCGAACTGACCAACCGGGAACGGGAGATACTCGCGCTGATCGCACGGGGCATGGACAACCGGCTCATCGCCAGCACCCTCGTGCTGTCGCACAAGACCGTGCGCAACCACATCACCAGTCTCTTCGCCAAACTGAGGGTCACCGACCGTGTGGCGGCAGCCGTCCGGGCGCGGGACGCCGGTCTGGGGTGA